In Candidatus Roseilinea sp., one DNA window encodes the following:
- the coaW gene encoding type II pantothenate kinase — protein MQVAIDFGLTNVDVVAMRDADARHIAQVATLPSQRKVDVAQVRCALSALGRDAADFARICVTGGQHRRLPDAIDGVPVVKVGEIEAIGFGGLHLAQRQQPDLREALVVSAGSGTAMIAVRNGSVQHVTGSAVGGGTLIGLCKLLIGTSDPQEIDALALAGDSNKVDITLIEATGGAIGRLPADANAVNFGRAATLEWADVAREDMAAGVAVMVGQVIAVIAINAARAERLDRIVVVGHLVDMACMRKVLNTVAGYYGADFTVPEMPGYATAIGALAVGARVH, from the coding sequence ATGCAAGTTGCAATTGACTTCGGACTAACGAATGTGGATGTCGTAGCGATGCGCGATGCGGATGCGCGGCACATCGCCCAGGTCGCCACGTTGCCTAGCCAGCGCAAGGTGGACGTGGCGCAGGTGCGGTGCGCCCTCTCGGCGCTTGGGCGCGATGCGGCCGACTTCGCGCGGATTTGTGTCACCGGCGGCCAGCATCGCCGGCTGCCTGATGCGATTGACGGTGTGCCGGTCGTCAAGGTGGGCGAGATCGAGGCCATCGGGTTCGGCGGGCTGCACCTGGCGCAGCGTCAGCAGCCGGACTTGCGCGAGGCGCTGGTGGTCAGCGCCGGATCAGGTACGGCGATGATCGCCGTCCGCAATGGCAGCGTGCAACACGTCACCGGCAGCGCCGTCGGCGGCGGGACGCTGATCGGCTTGTGCAAGTTGCTGATCGGCACGTCCGACCCGCAGGAGATTGACGCGCTGGCGCTGGCCGGCGACTCCAACAAGGTGGACATCACGCTGATCGAGGCGACGGGTGGAGCGATCGGCCGACTGCCGGCCGACGCGAACGCCGTCAACTTCGGTCGCGCGGCGACGCTCGAATGGGCCGATGTCGCCCGCGAGGACATGGCCGCCGGCGTCGCCGTAATGGTGGGTCAGGTGATCGCCGTCATCGCCATCAACGCTGCGCGCGCCGAACGACTGGATCGCATCGTGGTCGTCGGCCACCTGGTGGATATGGCGTGCATGCGCAAGGTGCTGAACACCGTTGCGGGTTACTACGGCGCAGATTTCACCGTGCCGGAGATGCCGGGCTATGCCACGGCCATCGGCGCGCTGGCGGTTGGGGCTCGCGTGCATTGA